The genomic interval AGGTTTTGGCGGCTCTGGCCCAACGCGGCCGTTGGGCAACAATTTATTACGGCTGGCGGCCAAACTTGCCGGATGAGGCCGATAATCACCTGATCGAGTTGGCCTTGGCGGGTAATGCCGAGGCGATTGTCACGCATAACGTACGGGATGTTGGCCGTGGCGAGTTGCACCTCGGCTTGCTGCGCATCCTGACGCCCGCGCAATGTTTGGAGGAATGGCCATGAGCACATTGACGATCCGTTTGCCCGACGATACGGCGCAGCGCCTGAAGGCGCTTGCCAAGAGCCGCGGCTTGAGCACGAACAAGCTGATTGAGG from Desulfonatronum thiodismutans carries:
- a CDS encoding PIN domain-containing protein, with the translated sequence MSGSWSRRQSWLVSRNAAVRGASREVLRRALTGRYEPLFGNALWLEYRDLLDRPVWGDATSATERLEVLAALAQRGRWATIYYGWRPNLPDEADNHLIELALAGNAEAIVTHNVRDVGRGELHLGLLRILTPAQCLEEWP